One part of the Tissierellales bacterium genome encodes these proteins:
- a CDS encoding HK97 gp10 family phage protein: MSLNMNLNELDNNLDSIEARTRVALQLYGETAAMKLEAEAKENRPWTDRTMDAKRSIRGISYRRGDKQIIAVTGNVEYFKYLEFANGKAYAILYPTLRRLTEEILSGLRGMLNG; encoded by the coding sequence ATGAGTCTTAATATGAATTTAAATGAATTGGATAATAACCTTGATAGTATTGAAGCACGAACTAGAGTAGCTCTTCAGCTTTATGGAGAAACTGCAGCTATGAAACTAGAAGCTGAAGCAAAAGAAAATAGACCCTGGACGGATAGAACTATGGATGCAAAACGAAGTATTAGAGGTATCAGTTATAGACGTGGTGATAAACAAATTATTGCGGTAACCGGCAATGTAGAGTATTTTAAGTATTTAGAATTTGCAAATGGTAAAGCATACGCAATATTGTATCCTACGCTTAGAAGGTTAACGGAAGAGATATTAAGTGGACTTAGGGGGATGTTAAATGGCTAA